From the Halobellus litoreus genome, the window ATCTAAACACGGCTTGATTTCTAAGATAAACCGTCCCCAAACTGCTATTTTCTGCCGTATTGAATATCGGCTTGGAGAGAGAACCTGTATTTGTGGGACTGCGCCACTAGTGATTATTATATCGGTGACAGACCGTGGTTTGATTACATTACCGAGAATGTAGCCGGTATGAACATTGATGAGTCCTCCTCTCCCCGCGTCTGGATTGAGAAAACCCAGCAGGAGGGCAGGCGCTACAAGCAAGAAGGAGAATTAGCACTCGGAAAAGCACTGATTTCACCGAGCGAAGATAATGGAGGCTACCGGCGGTATGAAACCCTGCGCGAAGCTGATATTGGGGATATCGTTCTCCACCTAGTGCAAGAACAATATCAGATCGTCGCAATTTCTGTTATCGACTCAGAACTACAGGAGGATTTCGAGGGCCCTCCAGATAATCGCTGGAGTGAGGAACAAGCCGGGGGTGGCTATCGTCGTGATCTTCGGTCAAAGGAGGGTATCGAACCGCATATTCACATCTATGATGACATCCTCCGCAATGAGGAATACACCGAGGACCTGCAACGGATTTGTGAGACAACCGATCAGAAAATCTTCTACACAAAGAACCTACAGCTAAATCAAGGGCATTATTTTACCGAGTGCCCCCCGGAGCTCGTTGAGATATTCGCTGCCGAATCATCGAACCTGAGAACGCTACTCGAAAAACACGGCTATACTGTCATCGGAGGCACCGAGCCGTACAGTAGTATTTCCGAGGCGACGGATGCAATCCGAGAGCAGCTCACTGATGAATCCTCTGACAACTGGATTGGCAGCGCGCTTGCGACTGACGTCATTAAAGAGTGGACGACTGTTCTTCGACGCAATTCCACCGTCGAAAACGATATCGATCCAAGCGATGTCCACGTTTATGAGCAGTTGTTTGATCTGTACAATAGGCATATCGAGCAACTCCAAACCCAAGCTGGTCGACTTGGTGTTCAACAGATCACCGACTCCTCGCTGACACCTGCGCAAGTTCTCTTCGTCGTGCTAATTCGAGATCTACAATTACAGGCGGATCTCACTCCAAATTTCAACCACGTGAAGATGGATCAACTACTCGACGAGCGGTTCCGCCGGCCACCGCTGGAAGAGCCGACGACGCTACCGCGAGGACGGGATACGATTGCTCGCCAACTTTCTCGGGTAAATCAACTTATCTTCCATGGCCCGCCGGGGACGGGTAAAACGTACACTGCCCGCGAGTTCGCTCGGTGGTGGATTGCAAGACAGTCGGAGGCGCCGACGGAAGCCCAACTCGAAGTCGTCACTTTCCATCCATCGTTTACGTATGAAGATTTCATCGAGGGCTTGACTGCTCGCCAACACAATGGTGGCGTCGAATATGCGGTTGAGGCCGGTGTGTTCAAGCGGCTCTGTGACCGAGCACGTCATACCTACGAGTCACACCGCGAGGGTGAATCCGAAGGATCGCCACCGCCATACGTCCTTATCATCGACGAAATCAACCGGGGGAATCTCGCTCAGATCTTCGGTGAGATCATCACCCTCCTGGAACCGGATAAACGACAATATGCTACCAGCGAAACCGCCACAACGCTCCCCCACTCGAACGAACGGTTCACCGTCCCACCAAACCTGTATGTAATTGGGACGATGAATACGGCCGACCGATCGATTGCCCTGGTGGACGCGGCGCTGAGACGCCGGTTCCGCTTCATCCATTTCCCGCCGGAGATGACGCCGCTGGAAGAGAGATATGGATTCGACGGTGAGGTTGAATTAGAGGCGCTCGCTACTGAGGGGGATGCGGCCGATTCGCTGCTTGCCCTCTCAATTCTCGCGTGGAAACAGCTGAATGCGCGGATCCGTGATGCATCTCAACTTGGGCGTGGTAAACAGCTCGGCCACTCGTATCTACTCGGGATCGATCAGGACGATGAGGCGACCGAACAGGTCGCCCAGCTCGTTGATGCTTGGCAGTTCGAGATCCTTCCACTTTTGGAGGAATACTACTTTGGGCAGTTCGTCCAGATAGAACAACAGCTGTTCGATGGTGATGCTGGAGAGCTGCTTGATACGGATCGCCAGGAGATTCGCGCATTTACAGCAGGTGAGCTCGCCACCGTACTCGCTGAATTAGTCGGCATCAACGTTGTTTGGGAAACTCCGACGCCATCCGATGACTCTTTCTCGAACTCGCTCGGCTATTTAGCAGAGAATGACGTGTTGAAGATTGGGGATGAGCTCCACTTCGATATTAACAGTATGCACGAGAATCCGGAGCCACAGTTTGAGCCGGACAGCGACTATTGGGTGTGTACGGTTGCAGATCTCGGGGCACAAAAGGGCGTCCGGTGGGCGTATGACGGCGAGCTCCATTCTCTGACTGACCTCGCCCGTCGGATCGATCACGATCATCGCGATACCAAGCGAACCAGTTACGCGGGCCACGACTACTGGTACATCCCTGGGTATGACGAATACTCTCTCCTCGAGCTGGCACGTGCGATTCGAGATGGTGAGCCTATCCCCGAGCAGCTCCAGTCAGCCGAGTTATGAGCGGTCAGCAGTCCGCTTCCCTCTCCCCCAGTGAGCCTGACTACACGCTTCGAGAATATGAGGCAACCCCATACCTCGATACAGACGAACTTCCCTCGAAGGCTCGAGAGACGGTCGAACGGGAAATTAATGGGGGGAGTGGGTCAGATAAAGCGACCCGCCTTCTGCTGGAATATCGGGCAGACGGTCGTGCCCGACTCCGAGCTACTCAGCATATCGGGAT encodes:
- a CDS encoding McrB family protein; the encoded protein is MNIDESSSPRVWIEKTQQEGRRYKQEGELALGKALISPSEDNGGYRRYETLREADIGDIVLHLVQEQYQIVAISVIDSELQEDFEGPPDNRWSEEQAGGGYRRDLRSKEGIEPHIHIYDDILRNEEYTEDLQRICETTDQKIFYTKNLQLNQGHYFTECPPELVEIFAAESSNLRTLLEKHGYTVIGGTEPYSSISEATDAIREQLTDESSDNWIGSALATDVIKEWTTVLRRNSTVENDIDPSDVHVYEQLFDLYNRHIEQLQTQAGRLGVQQITDSSLTPAQVLFVVLIRDLQLQADLTPNFNHVKMDQLLDERFRRPPLEEPTTLPRGRDTIARQLSRVNQLIFHGPPGTGKTYTAREFARWWIARQSEAPTEAQLEVVTFHPSFTYEDFIEGLTARQHNGGVEYAVEAGVFKRLCDRARHTYESHREGESEGSPPPYVLIIDEINRGNLAQIFGEIITLLEPDKRQYATSETATTLPHSNERFTVPPNLYVIGTMNTADRSIALVDAALRRRFRFIHFPPEMTPLEERYGFDGEVELEALATEGDAADSLLALSILAWKQLNARIRDASQLGRGKQLGHSYLLGIDQDDEATEQVAQLVDAWQFEILPLLEEYYFGQFVQIEQQLFDGDAGELLDTDRQEIRAFTAGELATVLAELVGINVVWETPTPSDDSFSNSLGYLAENDVLKIGDELHFDINSMHENPEPQFEPDSDYWVCTVADLGAQKGVRWAYDGELHSLTDLARRIDHDHRDTKRTSYAGHDYWYIPGYDEYSLLELARAIRDGEPIPEQLQSAEL